ACTATCGGTTTTTCTCAGTAACTACGATTGCGTGGTCCTTGCGAATGTTCCCGCCGAGCTATTGACCCGAGATCAGCAAGAGACGATTCGAAGTAACACTTACGATCAAGGTTCCGGACTGGTGATGATTGGCGGTCCGGATAGTTTTGGGGCTGGGGGATATCAGAAAACGCCCATAGAAGATGCCCTGCCCGTCGATTGCGATATCAAGGCCATGAAGGCCGCGGGTAAAGGTGGTCTAGTTTTGATCATGCATGCCTCCGAACTGGCCGATGGCAATAAATGGCAGAAGGATATTGCCAAGCTGGCCATTCAGAAATTATCGGCCGTCGATATGGTCGGATTGCTGTACTTCGGGGGCCTGAAAGCCAACTGGCATATTCCTTTTCAGACTGTAGGAACTGATCGAACCAAGTTTTACAAGTTGATAGATCGCATGGTTCCAGGCGATATGCCCGATTTCGATCCTCATCTCAGAGCGGCTTTTGAAACGCTTTCCGATCCAGAGTTGGGGTTGTCCACCAAGCATTGCATAATCATCAGCGACGGCGATCCTCAGTTGGGTGCATTGGGACTGAAAGCACTCCAGGGGATGAAAAAGGCTGGAATCACCTGTACCACGGTTGGGGTTGCGACTCATGGCGTGAATGAAAACAAACGCATGGAGACCATGGCTTTCGAGGCCGCCAAGGGCGGAAAATTCTACGAGGTCAAAGACGCTAATAAACTGCCCGCGATTTATATCCAGGAAACGCGACGTGTCAGCCAATCTTTCATCTACGACGCTCGCTTTAATCCCAAGATGGTTTTGCGGGGCGGTCCGACGGATCAATTGGATACCAATCTCCCCGATCTCTTCGGCTTCGTTCGTACCACTCGAAAAAATTCACCGCTAGTGGAAGTGCTTATCGAAGGGCCTCGAACCTTTGACCAGGTATTTCCTGTGCTGGCTGCCTGGCAGTACGGCCTAGGTCGCTCGGTGGCTTTCACAAGCGATGCCCGTTCGCAGCCGCAAAAAGTGGAAGGCTGGGATCGACGCTGGGCGGGATCGGATATGTATCGCAAATTCTGGGAGCAGGTCATCGGTTGGGCGATTCGCGGCGTGGAAACAGAGCGGCTCTCGATAGCCACCGAATACCGAGATGGCCGCGTAAGATGGACGGTCGAAGCCCGAGATGAGGCAAATCAGCCGATCACCAATTTGCGATTGGATGGCGGCGTCACACAACCGAATAGTGGACCCGATACCAAGCCGGCAGAAATTCGTTTCGAACAGAAAGCCCCCGGCATCTACGAGGCCGAGTTAAAGGCCGAAGAGGCCGGTACTTATCTACTAAATGCGGTCGCACGTCAGACGGTGACGACTTATAAAGGTCGATCCAAAGAGAATCTTTCCTCCAAGTTGATTGAGAAGGACGGCAAGCTCTTTCTGGAAGACGGGACCGAAGTCAAAAAAAATCCGGAGGGAACCCTGCTTTATGCCGACGACAATACTCCTGTCGTAGAGCAAAAGGCTGGTGAGAAAGTGGTCGACAGCCAACGCACGGCCGTGACAATTTCTTATTCTCCCGAATTCAATGATCTGGAAAGCAATCCCGCACTTATGACCAAGCTGAGCAAGATCACGGGTGGAAATATTTACCTGGAATCGGATGCGCAGTTCAAGAAGATCATCAGCGGGGAAGAACTTTTCCGACCTGGATTGGCGACGAGCCGGAGCTTACAAACCGTTTGGCCCTGGCTGGTATTTCTGGCGGGCTGTACGCTACTGGCCGATGTGGGAACTCGTCGCATCAATCTCGACCCTCAAGAATTGAACACTTATGCCCGACAAGCCTGGAACAAACTTCGTACTGTTGAAATGGCTGAGTCGAAATCGGATGATTTCCTCAATCGCTTGAGGCAGAAAAAAACGGAAGTGGCCGAGACGATCGATCAGGGGAAATCGGAACGAAAGTTCGAGGCTACCCCGGGAAATCCTGCCACTTACGTTCCGCCCCCTGGTGCCGATAGTATCTTGGATAACCCGGCGGCTCCCGTCCTTAAGCCTAAACCAGCGACCACTGAAACTAAACCGACCGACAAAACCGACGATTTCTTCAGCAAGTTGAAGAAGGCCAAAAAGCGGGCTGCTACAGACACCGATAATCCCGAAGAGAATAAATCTTAAGCGAGACGAACCATGAGCAATATTACGGAACGAGCCTCCCTCTTTCGGGAAAAGCACAAGAAGCTGAAGCAGGAAATTGGCAAAGTGATGGTCGGTCAGGATGCCGTTGTCGAAGGTGTGCTGATGGCTATTTTTGTAGGTGGTCACGTGCTGTTGGAGGGAGTGCCAGGTCTGGGCAAAACGCTTTTAGTCCGAACGTTATCGCAAACGCTGGAATTGAACTTTGCTCGCATTCAGTTC
The genomic region above belongs to Telmatocola sphagniphila and contains:
- a CDS encoding VWA domain-containing protein, whose amino-acid sequence is MYYLNDHWLALTLIICVLPGLAISLLRHLPLREVLLRFWFLIPICLATGHFIYRYSCSSAPEREDLFLWWAGGSAALLILELITVLAFRRWSFELFRASLLLFACSLGFLVDPIQGAGKSAYLNLLGLRFVEPIWLLLLLILIVLVPWSYKSLSSLGARRRWIILGLRSGLIAFLALAMAEPQLRKMNENTTVLFVLDRSLSIPTEFDGKTVDAAGVAQDNRWRRIQQFINEAVGKKGPAHRNDLTGAILFGKRPRLALPPAAVDKMVVSDSLAGPIDGQYTDIASAIKLALASFPEGTAKRIVLVSDGNENLGNAEEQALLAKQNGVQIDTVLLAPEYHNDNEVMVQNIETPSRTAKGARLPLRVLMRNTNPNKSVEGTLELIQVKEGREKAVPIQPTFDVLETSPIGAKVRLRPGLTVFTFRDKLDDTGKEIDSAYSYKAIFKPNEELPGDRIQNNRAITHIIAKGQRKVLMLEAEGDEEGAFAHQFLIDQLRAAKFQVVPVNVTRLPVDRNELSVFLSNYDCVVLANVPAELLTRDQQETIRSNTYDQGSGLVMIGGPDSFGAGGYQKTPIEDALPVDCDIKAMKAAGKGGLVLIMHASELADGNKWQKDIAKLAIQKLSAVDMVGLLYFGGLKANWHIPFQTVGTDRTKFYKLIDRMVPGDMPDFDPHLRAAFETLSDPELGLSTKHCIIISDGDPQLGALGLKALQGMKKAGITCTTVGVATHGVNENKRMETMAFEAAKGGKFYEVKDANKLPAIYIQETRRVSQSFIYDARFNPKMVLRGGPTDQLDTNLPDLFGFVRTTRKNSPLVEVLIEGPRTFDQVFPVLAAWQYGLGRSVAFTSDARSQPQKVEGWDRRWAGSDMYRKFWEQVIGWAIRGVETERLSIATEYRDGRVRWTVEARDEANQPITNLRLDGGVTQPNSGPDTKPAEIRFEQKAPGIYEAELKAEEAGTYLLNAVARQTVTTYKGRSKENLSSKLIEKDGKLFLEDGTEVKKNPEGTLLYADDNTPVVEQKAGEKVVDSQRTAVTISYSPEFNDLESNPALMTKLSKITGGNIYLESDAQFKKIISGEELFRPGLATSRSLQTVWPWLVFLAGCTLLADVGTRRINLDPQELNTYARQAWNKLRTVEMAESKSDDFLNRLRQKKTEVAETIDQGKSERKFEATPGNPATYVPPPGADSILDNPAAPVLKPKPATTETKPTDKTDDFFSKLKKAKKRAATDTDNPEENKS